The Zingiber officinale cultivar Zhangliang chromosome 10A, Zo_v1.1, whole genome shotgun sequence genome contains a region encoding:
- the LOC122027211 gene encoding translin-associated protein X-like isoform X3, whose translation MLHVACGRRLLSFIMTTKTQHLHRIATIQGFGKKPRTLTTDDSPIRVEFAQHVDYLNHLNDKRERVVKASRDVTMNSKKVIFQVHRMSKENREETLAKAENDLAAVTNQYMSKLVKELHGTDFWKLRRSYTFAVQEYVEAATLFRFCKSGTLLNLAEINASLLPLTEESIEPLQINVLDYLLGLADLTGELMRLAIGRISDGEIEYAEKICQFLASAFMSEDQNIFPCLVLQIQITHS comes from the exons ATGTTGCATGTCGCTTGCGGCAGACGACTTCTCTCTTTCATCATGACCACCAAAACCCAGCACCTCCATCGGA TAGCCACGATTCAGGGGTTCGGCAAGAAGCCGAGGACACTGACGACTGACGATTCGCCCATCAGAGTGGAGTTTGCTCAACACGTCGATTATCTCAACCATCTG AATGACAAGAGGGAAAGAGTTGTCAAGGCTAGCCGTGATGTGACGATGAACAGTAAGAAGGTCATATTCCAGGTGCACAG AATGAGCAAAGAAAATAGAGAGGAAACTTTGGCAAAGGCGGAAAATGATCTTGCTGCTGTGACAAATCAGTACATGTCAAAACTAGTAAAGGAGTTGCATGGAACTGATTTTTGGAAGCTTAGACGATCATATACATTTGCT GTCCAGGAGTATGTTGAAGCTGCGACACTTTTTAGGTTTTGTAAGTCAGGAACTCTGCTAAATCTTGCTGAGATCAATGCTTCTCTGCTTCCTCTTACCGAGGAGTCTATTGAACCATTACAAATAAATGTTCTAGACTATCTTTTGGGG CTTGCAGATTTAACTGGAGAGCTTATGAGACTAGCCATTGGTCGTATCTCAGATGGAGAAATTGAATATGCTGAGAAGATCTGTCAATTT CTTGCTTCAGCGTTCATGTCAGAGGATCAGAATATATTCCCTTGCTTGGTTCTGCAGATCCAGATTACTCATTCCTAG
- the LOC122026235 gene encoding sulfoquinovosidase-like isoform X1, with protein MAELRVSKKHHKHVNSPFPCTPNCLPFIHGRLSFNPCVLLRDQSFCIGDDFQLFWSTKNGGHLSISHRSQWSRSVWSTVPGKAFVSAAAVQTHAEESRGSFAIHDGDAHFICKHQTVEAIRVVREADFQKKASDFDPLFGFPTPELLEKSQSPILMITGRVFSQKTNSIAKKNSGKKNFKFGRSRKSSLTARYWFLFEQKSKNQIGFHLKFGEYDKKCCPGIMYRASTKISRWKLIRTRRPWHACTSSNKRFVALASHDEQEGKKGVTTEFNKVFITHASDEHERFYGFGEQFSRVEFKGKRVPILVQEQGIGRGDQPITFAANLVSYRSGGDWSTTYAPSPFYITSRMKSLYLEGYNYSVFDLTKPDRVQIQVHGDCAQGRILNGNSPVELIELYTETIGRPPVLPNWIISGAVVGIQGGTEAVRRVWDQLQEYDVPVSAFWLQDWVGKRETVIGSQLWWNWEVDESHYVGWRVLIDDLLAHDVRVMTYCNPCLVQTDEKPNKKRDLFEEAKRLDILVKDKTGRTYMVPNTAFDVAMLDFTHPAASSWFKKILHEMVDTGIRGWMADFGEGLPLDAYLYADEDPIQAHNKYPELWARVNKEFADEWKSNSRIEGRDPEESLVFFMRAGFRGNPKWAMLFWEGDQMVSWQANDGIKSSVTGLLSSGISGFAFNHSDIGGYCAVDMPIIRYRRSEELLMRWMELNAFSVVFRTHEGNKPASNCQFYNNKNTLSQFARCAKIYQAWKFYRIQLVKEAAERGMPVARHLFLHYPDDKHVQSLTYEQFLVGTEIMVAPVLDKAKKEVKVYFPSAAAAEGGCSWQHIWTGKIFTGPFNHPGHVRGYEARVDAPIGYPAVFVKCGSQIGEEFLSNLRALKVL; from the exons ATGGCAGAGTTAAGGGTGTCCAAGAAGCACCACAAGCACGTCAACAGCCCCTTCCCTTGCACCCCTAACTGCCTGCCTTTCATCCATGGAAGGCTCTCCTTCAATCCTTGCGTGCTTTTGCGAGACCAGAGTTTCTGTATCGGGGATGATTTCCAGCTTTTCTGGAGTACTAAAAACGGCGGCCATCTTTCCATCTCGCACCGATCTCAGTGGAGCAGAAGCGTATGGTCTACAGTCCCTGGGAAGGCCTTTGTTTCGGCCGCAGCAGTTCAAACTCATGCCGAGGAAAGCAGAGGTTCCTTTGCTATCCACGACGGCGACGCTCACTTCATCTGCAAGCACCAAACAGTAGAAGCAATAAGAGTCGTCCGTGAGGCAGATTTTCAAAAGAAGGCTAGCGATTTTGATCCCTTGTTTGGGTTTCCAACTCCTGAGTTGCTCGAGAAATCCCAATCCCCCATTCTGATGATCACAGGAAGGGTCTTCAGCCAGAAGACCAACTCAATTGCTAAGAAGAACTCGGGGAAGAAAAACTTCAAATTCGGTCGTTCCAGGAAATCTTCACTTACTGCAAGGTACTGGTTTCTGTTTGAGCAGAAGAGTAAGAATCAAATTGGATTTCATCTGAAGTTTGGTGAATACGATAAGAAATGCTGCCCCGGCATCATGTACAGAGCAAGTACAAAGATCTCCAGGTGGAAATTAATTCGAACGAGGCGCCCGTGGCACGCCTGCACGTCAAGTAATAAACGTTTTGTTGCACTCGCATCGCATGATGAACAAGAGGGAAAGAAGGGGGTGACTACGGAGTTCAACAAAGTTTTTATCACACATGCAAGCGATGAACATGAGAGATTTTACGGGTTTGGGGAGCAGTTTTCCCGCGTTGAGTTCAAAGGAAAGAGGGTGCCCATACTCGTGCAAGAGCAAGGCATCGGAAGAGGAGACCAACCCATCACCTTTGCTGCCAATTTGGTCAGTTACAG ATCTGGAGGTGACTGGAGTACGACATACGCCCCTTCTCCATTCTACATCACCTCGAGAATGAAATCCCTCTACCTTGAAGGGTACAATTATTCAGTTTTTGATCTAACAAAGCCTGACAGGGTACAGATTCAG GTACACGGCGATTGTGCTCAGGGGAGAATCCTGAATGGGAATTCACCTGTTGAACTCATTGAGCTTTACACAGAGACCATAGGAAGACCTCCTGTACTTCCAAACTGGATTATTTCAGGGGCTGTCGTTGGGATACAGGGAGGTACTGAAGCTGTCCGCAGGGTGTGGGATCAATTGCAAGAATACGATGTTCCTGTTTCAGCATTTTGGTTGCAG GATTGGGTTGGCAAGAGGGAAACtgtaattggatcacaacttTGGTGGAATTGGGAAGTTGATGAAAGCCATTATGTCGGATGGAGAGTGCTAATCGATGATCTTCTTGCTCATGATGTTAGAGTGATGACATACTGCAACCCTTGCCTTGTTCAG ACTGAtgaaaaaccaaacaaaaaaaGGGACCTGTTTGAAGAAGCAAAGAGATTAGACATTTTAGTAAAAGACAAAACTGGAAGAACATACATGGTGCCAAATACTGCTTTTGATGTCGCAATGTTGGACTTCACCCACCCAGCAGCGAGTAGTTGGTTCAAGAAGATTCTGCATGAAATGGTGGATACTGGAATAAGGGGTTGGATGGCAGATTTTGGTGAAGGATTGCCTTTAGATGCTTACCTATACGCAG ACGAAGACCCTATTCAAGCTCATAACAAATATCCTGAACTTTGGGCTAGAGTCAACAAGGAATTTGCGGACGAATGGAAATCAAACAGTCGTATAGAGGGGAGGGATCCAGAAGAAAGCCTAGTCTTTTTCATGCGTGCAGGTTTTAGAGGTAATCCCAAGTGGGCTATGCTGTTTTGGGAAGGTGATCAGATGGTAAGTTGGCAAGCCAATGATGGAATAAAAAGCAGCGTAACAGGCCTGCTCAGCAGTGGAATTTCAGGTTTTGCCTTCAATCATAGTGATATAGGAGGCTACTGTGCAGTAGATATGCCTATTATCAGGTATCGGAGAAGTGAGGAGCTTCTCATGCGATGGATGGAACTGAATGCATTCAGTGTAGTATTCAGAACACACGAA GGAAACAAGCCAGCCTCAAACTGTCAGTTCTACAACAACAAGAACACATTATCTCAGTTTGCTCGCTGTGCCAAGATCTACCAAGCTTGGAAGTTTTACCGTATTCAACTAGTAAAG GAGGCAGCAGAGAGAGGCATGCCTGTTGCTAGACATTTGTTCCTGCATTATCCAGATGACAAGCATGTGCAGAGCTTGACTTACGAGCAGTTCCTTGTTGGGACAGAGATAATGGTAGCACCTGTGCTAGACAAAGCCAAAAAGGAAGTCAAGGTTTACTTCccttcagcagcagcagcagaaggTGGGTGTTCCTGGCAGCACATTTGGACAGGAAAGATCTTCACCGGCCCTTTCAATCATCCAGGGCATGTGCGAGGGTACGAGGCTCGGGTTGATGCTCCCATTGGCTACCCAGCTGTGTTTGTAAAGTGTGGCTCTCAGATTGGGGAAGAATTTCTAAGTAACCTAAGAGCTCTTAAAGTATTATGA
- the LOC122027211 gene encoding translin-associated protein X-like isoform X1, with protein MLHVACGRRLLSFIMTTKTQHLHRIATIQGFGKKPRTLTTDDSPIRVEFAQHVDYLNHLNDKRERVVKASRDVTMNSKKVIFQVHRMSKENREETLAKAENDLAAVTNQYMSKLVKELHGTDFWKLRRSYTFAVQEYVEAATLFRFCKSGTLLNLAEINASLLPLTEESIEPLQINVLDYLLGLADLTGELMRLAIGRISDGEIEYAEKICQFVRDIYRELTLLVPSMDDNFEMKKKMETMLQSLVKIENACFSVHVRGSEYIPLLGSADPDYSFLGLPDTE; from the exons ATGTTGCATGTCGCTTGCGGCAGACGACTTCTCTCTTTCATCATGACCACCAAAACCCAGCACCTCCATCGGA TAGCCACGATTCAGGGGTTCGGCAAGAAGCCGAGGACACTGACGACTGACGATTCGCCCATCAGAGTGGAGTTTGCTCAACACGTCGATTATCTCAACCATCTG AATGACAAGAGGGAAAGAGTTGTCAAGGCTAGCCGTGATGTGACGATGAACAGTAAGAAGGTCATATTCCAGGTGCACAG AATGAGCAAAGAAAATAGAGAGGAAACTTTGGCAAAGGCGGAAAATGATCTTGCTGCTGTGACAAATCAGTACATGTCAAAACTAGTAAAGGAGTTGCATGGAACTGATTTTTGGAAGCTTAGACGATCATATACATTTGCT GTCCAGGAGTATGTTGAAGCTGCGACACTTTTTAGGTTTTGTAAGTCAGGAACTCTGCTAAATCTTGCTGAGATCAATGCTTCTCTGCTTCCTCTTACCGAGGAGTCTATTGAACCATTACAAATAAATGTTCTAGACTATCTTTTGGGG CTTGCAGATTTAACTGGAGAGCTTATGAGACTAGCCATTGGTCGTATCTCAGATGGAGAAATTGAATATGCTGAGAAGATCTGTCAATTTGTACGTGACATATACAGGGAGTTAACCCTTCTTGTTCCTAGTATGGATGATAACTTTGAgatgaaaaagaaaatggaaacgATGCTTCAAAGCCTAGTGAAGATTGAAAATG CTTGCTTCAGCGTTCATGTCAGAGGATCAGAATATATTCCCTTGCTTGGTTCTGCAGATCCAGATTACTCATTCCTAGGCTTACCAGATACAGAATGA
- the LOC122026235 gene encoding sulfoquinovosidase-like isoform X2, which translates to MAELRVSKKHHKHVNSPFPCTPNCLPFIHGRLSFNPCVLLRDQSFCIGDDFQLFWSTKNGGHLSISHRSQWSRSVWSTVPGKAFVSAAAVQTHAEESRGSFAIHDGDAHFICKHQTVEAIRVVREADFQKKASDFDPLFGFPTPELLEKSQSPILMITGRVFSQKTNSIAKKNSGKKNFKFGRSRKSSLTARASTKISRWKLIRTRRPWHACTSSNKRFVALASHDEQEGKKGVTTEFNKVFITHASDEHERFYGFGEQFSRVEFKGKRVPILVQEQGIGRGDQPITFAANLVSYRSGGDWSTTYAPSPFYITSRMKSLYLEGYNYSVFDLTKPDRVQIQVHGDCAQGRILNGNSPVELIELYTETIGRPPVLPNWIISGAVVGIQGGTEAVRRVWDQLQEYDVPVSAFWLQDWVGKRETVIGSQLWWNWEVDESHYVGWRVLIDDLLAHDVRVMTYCNPCLVQTDEKPNKKRDLFEEAKRLDILVKDKTGRTYMVPNTAFDVAMLDFTHPAASSWFKKILHEMVDTGIRGWMADFGEGLPLDAYLYADEDPIQAHNKYPELWARVNKEFADEWKSNSRIEGRDPEESLVFFMRAGFRGNPKWAMLFWEGDQMVSWQANDGIKSSVTGLLSSGISGFAFNHSDIGGYCAVDMPIIRYRRSEELLMRWMELNAFSVVFRTHEGNKPASNCQFYNNKNTLSQFARCAKIYQAWKFYRIQLVKEAAERGMPVARHLFLHYPDDKHVQSLTYEQFLVGTEIMVAPVLDKAKKEVKVYFPSAAAAEGGCSWQHIWTGKIFTGPFNHPGHVRGYEARVDAPIGYPAVFVKCGSQIGEEFLSNLRALKVL; encoded by the exons ATGGCAGAGTTAAGGGTGTCCAAGAAGCACCACAAGCACGTCAACAGCCCCTTCCCTTGCACCCCTAACTGCCTGCCTTTCATCCATGGAAGGCTCTCCTTCAATCCTTGCGTGCTTTTGCGAGACCAGAGTTTCTGTATCGGGGATGATTTCCAGCTTTTCTGGAGTACTAAAAACGGCGGCCATCTTTCCATCTCGCACCGATCTCAGTGGAGCAGAAGCGTATGGTCTACAGTCCCTGGGAAGGCCTTTGTTTCGGCCGCAGCAGTTCAAACTCATGCCGAGGAAAGCAGAGGTTCCTTTGCTATCCACGACGGCGACGCTCACTTCATCTGCAAGCACCAAACAGTAGAAGCAATAAGAGTCGTCCGTGAGGCAGATTTTCAAAAGAAGGCTAGCGATTTTGATCCCTTGTTTGGGTTTCCAACTCCTGAGTTGCTCGAGAAATCCCAATCCCCCATTCTGATGATCACAGGAAGGGTCTTCAGCCAGAAGACCAACTCAATTGCTAAGAAGAACTCGGGGAAGAAAAACTTCAAATTCGGTCGTTCCAGGAAATCTTCACTTACTGCAAG AGCAAGTACAAAGATCTCCAGGTGGAAATTAATTCGAACGAGGCGCCCGTGGCACGCCTGCACGTCAAGTAATAAACGTTTTGTTGCACTCGCATCGCATGATGAACAAGAGGGAAAGAAGGGGGTGACTACGGAGTTCAACAAAGTTTTTATCACACATGCAAGCGATGAACATGAGAGATTTTACGGGTTTGGGGAGCAGTTTTCCCGCGTTGAGTTCAAAGGAAAGAGGGTGCCCATACTCGTGCAAGAGCAAGGCATCGGAAGAGGAGACCAACCCATCACCTTTGCTGCCAATTTGGTCAGTTACAG ATCTGGAGGTGACTGGAGTACGACATACGCCCCTTCTCCATTCTACATCACCTCGAGAATGAAATCCCTCTACCTTGAAGGGTACAATTATTCAGTTTTTGATCTAACAAAGCCTGACAGGGTACAGATTCAG GTACACGGCGATTGTGCTCAGGGGAGAATCCTGAATGGGAATTCACCTGTTGAACTCATTGAGCTTTACACAGAGACCATAGGAAGACCTCCTGTACTTCCAAACTGGATTATTTCAGGGGCTGTCGTTGGGATACAGGGAGGTACTGAAGCTGTCCGCAGGGTGTGGGATCAATTGCAAGAATACGATGTTCCTGTTTCAGCATTTTGGTTGCAG GATTGGGTTGGCAAGAGGGAAACtgtaattggatcacaacttTGGTGGAATTGGGAAGTTGATGAAAGCCATTATGTCGGATGGAGAGTGCTAATCGATGATCTTCTTGCTCATGATGTTAGAGTGATGACATACTGCAACCCTTGCCTTGTTCAG ACTGAtgaaaaaccaaacaaaaaaaGGGACCTGTTTGAAGAAGCAAAGAGATTAGACATTTTAGTAAAAGACAAAACTGGAAGAACATACATGGTGCCAAATACTGCTTTTGATGTCGCAATGTTGGACTTCACCCACCCAGCAGCGAGTAGTTGGTTCAAGAAGATTCTGCATGAAATGGTGGATACTGGAATAAGGGGTTGGATGGCAGATTTTGGTGAAGGATTGCCTTTAGATGCTTACCTATACGCAG ACGAAGACCCTATTCAAGCTCATAACAAATATCCTGAACTTTGGGCTAGAGTCAACAAGGAATTTGCGGACGAATGGAAATCAAACAGTCGTATAGAGGGGAGGGATCCAGAAGAAAGCCTAGTCTTTTTCATGCGTGCAGGTTTTAGAGGTAATCCCAAGTGGGCTATGCTGTTTTGGGAAGGTGATCAGATGGTAAGTTGGCAAGCCAATGATGGAATAAAAAGCAGCGTAACAGGCCTGCTCAGCAGTGGAATTTCAGGTTTTGCCTTCAATCATAGTGATATAGGAGGCTACTGTGCAGTAGATATGCCTATTATCAGGTATCGGAGAAGTGAGGAGCTTCTCATGCGATGGATGGAACTGAATGCATTCAGTGTAGTATTCAGAACACACGAA GGAAACAAGCCAGCCTCAAACTGTCAGTTCTACAACAACAAGAACACATTATCTCAGTTTGCTCGCTGTGCCAAGATCTACCAAGCTTGGAAGTTTTACCGTATTCAACTAGTAAAG GAGGCAGCAGAGAGAGGCATGCCTGTTGCTAGACATTTGTTCCTGCATTATCCAGATGACAAGCATGTGCAGAGCTTGACTTACGAGCAGTTCCTTGTTGGGACAGAGATAATGGTAGCACCTGTGCTAGACAAAGCCAAAAAGGAAGTCAAGGTTTACTTCccttcagcagcagcagcagaaggTGGGTGTTCCTGGCAGCACATTTGGACAGGAAAGATCTTCACCGGCCCTTTCAATCATCCAGGGCATGTGCGAGGGTACGAGGCTCGGGTTGATGCTCCCATTGGCTACCCAGCTGTGTTTGTAAAGTGTGGCTCTCAGATTGGGGAAGAATTTCTAAGTAACCTAAGAGCTCTTAAAGTATTATGA
- the LOC122027211 gene encoding translin-associated protein X-like isoform X2, with translation MLHVACGRRLLSFIMTTKTQHLHRTTIQGFGKKPRTLTTDDSPIRVEFAQHVDYLNHLNDKRERVVKASRDVTMNSKKVIFQVHRMSKENREETLAKAENDLAAVTNQYMSKLVKELHGTDFWKLRRSYTFAVQEYVEAATLFRFCKSGTLLNLAEINASLLPLTEESIEPLQINVLDYLLGLADLTGELMRLAIGRISDGEIEYAEKICQFVRDIYRELTLLVPSMDDNFEMKKKMETMLQSLVKIENACFSVHVRGSEYIPLLGSADPDYSFLGLPDTE, from the exons ATGTTGCATGTCGCTTGCGGCAGACGACTTCTCTCTTTCATCATGACCACCAAAACCCAGCACCTCCATCGGA CCACGATTCAGGGGTTCGGCAAGAAGCCGAGGACACTGACGACTGACGATTCGCCCATCAGAGTGGAGTTTGCTCAACACGTCGATTATCTCAACCATCTG AATGACAAGAGGGAAAGAGTTGTCAAGGCTAGCCGTGATGTGACGATGAACAGTAAGAAGGTCATATTCCAGGTGCACAG AATGAGCAAAGAAAATAGAGAGGAAACTTTGGCAAAGGCGGAAAATGATCTTGCTGCTGTGACAAATCAGTACATGTCAAAACTAGTAAAGGAGTTGCATGGAACTGATTTTTGGAAGCTTAGACGATCATATACATTTGCT GTCCAGGAGTATGTTGAAGCTGCGACACTTTTTAGGTTTTGTAAGTCAGGAACTCTGCTAAATCTTGCTGAGATCAATGCTTCTCTGCTTCCTCTTACCGAGGAGTCTATTGAACCATTACAAATAAATGTTCTAGACTATCTTTTGGGG CTTGCAGATTTAACTGGAGAGCTTATGAGACTAGCCATTGGTCGTATCTCAGATGGAGAAATTGAATATGCTGAGAAGATCTGTCAATTTGTACGTGACATATACAGGGAGTTAACCCTTCTTGTTCCTAGTATGGATGATAACTTTGAgatgaaaaagaaaatggaaacgATGCTTCAAAGCCTAGTGAAGATTGAAAATG CTTGCTTCAGCGTTCATGTCAGAGGATCAGAATATATTCCCTTGCTTGGTTCTGCAGATCCAGATTACTCATTCCTAGGCTTACCAGATACAGAATGA